In Pseudomonas sp. PDNC002, the DNA window TTCGGCAACTCCGACGGCGACCTGCAGATGCTGCAATGGACCATGGCCGGCAACGGCAAGCGCTTCGCCGGACTGGTGCACCACACCGACGCCGAGCGCGAATGGGCCTATGACCGCCAGAGCGACGTCGGCAGGCTGGACAAGGCCCTCGATGCCGCCAAGGCCCAGGGGTGGGTGCTGGTGGACATGGCCAGGGAATGGAAGCGGATCTATCCGTTCGATCAGGCAGGCAAGAGCAACTGAACACCGCAGGAGCACAGGGGATTTCCAGCCGTGCAGTCGGCATCTCCAGTGAACGTAGTCGTGGCATTACGACGAGTAACTGGAATGGAGAAATACCAATGAAGCGTACGGGAAGATGGTTATCGCGGTTCGCCCTGGCGGCGACCGCGATAGTGGGGTGTTCGGTTGCCAGCGCCGCTGACAAGCCGAACATCCTGGTGATCTTCGGCGACGATATCGGGCAGACCAATATCAGCGCCTATGCCTTCGGCGTGGTGGGTTACCAGACGCCGAACATCGATCGCATCGCCAAGGAAGGCATGATGTTCACCGACTACTATGCGGAGAACAGCTGTACCGCGGGTCGATCCACCTTCATCACCGGCCAGACGATTCTGCGCACCGGCCTCTCCAAGGTGGGGATGCCCGGCGTGCCAGTCGGCCTGCAGGACCGCGACGTTACCATCGCGCAGGCGCTGAAATCGCACGGCTACGCCACCGGCCAGTTCGGCAAGAACCACCTGGGCGACCGGGATGAATACCTGCCCACCAAGCATGGTTTCGACGAGTTCTTCGGCAACCTCTACCACCTCAATGCCGAGGAAGAGCCGGAGCGCCCGTACTGGCCGAAAGACGACGAGGCCTTCACCAAGGCCGCTTCGCCCCGTGGCGTGCTGAAGGCCACCGCCGACGGCAAGATCGAGGATACCGGCGCGCTGAACAGCAAGCGCATGGAAACCATCGATGACGACACCACCCAGGCCGCCATCAACTTCATCGACAAGCAGGTCAAGGCGGACAAGCCGTTCTTCGTCTGGATGAACACCACGCGCATGCACGCCTTCACCCACGTGCGCGAATCCATGCAGGGGCAGAGCGGCATGCCAGGCAACGAGTACGCCGACGGCATGCTCGAGCACGATGGCGACGTCGGCAAGCTGCTCAAGGCCGTGGATGACCTGAAGATCGCCGACAACACCATCGTCATCTACACCACCGACAACGGGCCGAACCAGTGGTCCTGGCCGGATGCGGCGACGACTCCGTTCCGTAACGAGAAGAACTCCAACTGGGAGGGTGCCTACCGGGTGCCTGCGATGATCCGCTGGCCGAACCACATCAAGCCGGGCAGCGTCTCCACCCAGATGTTCTCCGGGCTGGACTGGTTCCCGACCCTGCTGGCCGCCATCGGCGACACCGACATCAAGGAGCGTCTGCTCAAGGGCGCCGACGTCGGCGGGAAGAACTTCAAGGTGCACCTGGACGGCTTCAACCAGCTGGATTACCTGACCGGCAAGACCGACAAGGGGGCGCGCAGCGAGTTCTACTACTTC includes these proteins:
- a CDS encoding arylsulfatase; amino-acid sequence: MKRTGRWLSRFALAATAIVGCSVASAADKPNILVIFGDDIGQTNISAYAFGVVGYQTPNIDRIAKEGMMFTDYYAENSCTAGRSTFITGQTILRTGLSKVGMPGVPVGLQDRDVTIAQALKSHGYATGQFGKNHLGDRDEYLPTKHGFDEFFGNLYHLNAEEEPERPYWPKDDEAFTKAASPRGVLKATADGKIEDTGALNSKRMETIDDDTTQAAINFIDKQVKADKPFFVWMNTTRMHAFTHVRESMQGQSGMPGNEYADGMLEHDGDVGKLLKAVDDLKIADNTIVIYTTDNGPNQWSWPDAATTPFRNEKNSNWEGAYRVPAMIRWPNHIKPGSVSTQMFSGLDWFPTLLAAIGDTDIKERLLKGADVGGKNFKVHLDGFNQLDYLTGKTDKGARSEFYYFNDDAELVGMRFNDWKIVWCEQRAPGGLQVWSEPFTCLRVPKLFNLRMDPYERADVVSDQYYDWLTKNDYLLFQGTQKAAKFLQTFVDYPPSQRPASFSIDQIRKDVDAKIEAKMKQGAK